A segment of the Ipomoea triloba cultivar NCNSP0323 chromosome 1, ASM357664v1 genome:
ACCACCTCATCACTCTTTCCACCTAAGCCTTCTGTATTCCCCGATTTACCCTCCACCTCATCACTAGTCAGTTAGACAGCTAGATTcgattttgtaaatatattttttggctTTCATACTTTTAAAGGCCCAACCCAACAACCATTTGGAAGTCCGGCCTATATACCTCGGCGCAAAGCCCAGTCCAAATAACAGTCTTCAGTGGCGCCCTAAGATTCAAAAAGCGCGCGGTAAACTTTGCCGCCGTGCTTTCCCGCCAGATCAGTTATATTtcttactatatatacaagcaTCTCCCCTGCATTTCTAATATACcattttttctattcttttcttTACTGAATTACTGTTATAGGAATCAGTTGCAGAGAATCGCCGACATGGTTGTAGCATTAGGTCCGGGAAAATTCTACGGCAAGAGCCTTCCAAGGCCACGGATCTACACCGACGTGAAGTTCAACGAGGAGCGGGTCGACCCGCCGGTGCCCGTCTTCGATCCTCTGATGTCGTGGGCCGAGGAGGCGCACTGGTCCATGGGTGGCCTCAGCTTCAAGCGCCACCGCCTCCAGGGCCGGATCGAGGGCAACATCAGCAAGTTACGGGCGGAGCACGAGAAGCAGGTGAAGAAACTCAAGAAGAATTCCCCCTCTAAATCTTCTTCCCCCGCCACTGGCTTCTACACCCCCTCACCTCCTCCTGCTCCCATCGCCGTGAAGCGAAAGCGGCGATTGATTGacgaggaggaggaagaagggAGTGACGAAGCTCGGAGAGGATGGCCGGCCAGGAAACTCGGCGATGATTTTGATAGGGTTGCGTATGAAAGCGGGTTGATAGACAGTGACGCGGAGGAGACGATTGCTGCGCGGACGAGGCGCCAGAAGGCGGAGAAAGCGGCGGTGGAGGCGGAGGTTGTTATAAAGGTTAAGTCTAAGGGCTTGAAGAGGCTGAAGAAGGGCGTGAAAAAAAGCGTGAACAGATCTTCACCAAGATTGGCTAAGCGTGAGTCGCCTTGAAACTGTTTGCTCATTTGTCTCAGAGGCAGCAGTACAAAACCTAAAACTTTTAATCTATTCCCCTTGTGTGATGCCTTGTGTTTATCGACATTGTAATGTAAGCGTTTAATCTCTCAAGCTATGGAATTCTATAATCATGATGTTAAAGTGGGATTTCACCTTGACAAAAATAATCACAACATAGCTAGGTTGCTGAAGATGTATCTTGAAAAGATAATGCTCTCAAATCTTGTTGTTAGTGTTTGGCGATTAGAACAATGAGGTTTTTTGTCTTGCAAATCCACCAACCCAAAATTGCACATTTATCAATGGCAGATCGCCAACTGTCATCTCACCTTCTACCCCGTGAATCCAGCGTTTTGGTTCCCTTTGTCCCCCTTCTGAGTTCCAACTGGTCTGGCTCTCTATTGTGCCTGACACTAACAACTCCAGCTCTTTGTCTGTTAAGAGTAGCACAGATTTCTGCCTATAAAATTCAAGAATCTTCATCTATACCACATTGCCAAGAGTTTGGAGCTTCAATTTCCAAGGCTTTACCTTGATAGTTATCAAGATTTAAGCTTTTAGGGGCTGAGTTTCATTTGCAGAGATTGATCTTTACACTGCAAAAACACAGTTTACTTGGTGAATTGCTTGGTTTCAGTAGGGGTGTTTGATAAAATCATTTGAGGGTGGTTGGTGAATGGATTCATCTTGTTTTTTCATAATCTGCATTCTGCATTCATTGGTAGCTACGACTTCTGGTGGTCTCATAATGTTTTACCTCAATGAAATCTCGGTTTTGGGACATGGTGCTGAGACAGCAAGGAAGCTGTTGGGATCAACCCCTCATGATCAGTTGTTGATAAAGACATCTGATTCCTTTGTGGGGTTGCTGTTGTGTGTGATTGGGTTCTTGTTGTTCATGGTGTCTTTTATGAAGGATAGAGATTTCCAGAGCTTTTTTGCCAAGGGTTGTATTCTTCTTCACATACTAATGGCAGTATGGAGGTTGTATTTTGAGAGGAAGCTTGAAGCTTTGGCTCATGATTGGCCTAGACAACTTATTGGGGACTTTGTGCTGGCACTTTCTTGGGTACTTTTTCTGGTTTGCACATGGACAGAAAAGTATGATTGAAGGCAGACTAATACTTGATTCTCATTGGAAGAGCTTGTAGTTGCAGGgtcttttattctttattaaaaaaaaattggggtgAAAATTTTCTCATATGCTCTACTGATTCTGTAACAACATTGGTATCAATTGATCATTTCCTGTAACTGTTTCCTTGGTAgtatgaaatgacaaaaagagAGACTTGTGCAGGTATATGAAGCTTTTTTCTGAATCTGGGTTTGACACCATTGTTTCTGAAGTTACAATGATGTTTCTTCTCTTGTTTTCTGTTGGCTTTTCACATGCTATATTTCTTGCTTCTCAAGTGCTAAAAACACAGGAGTATTGCAGGGTGGAAAGGTGGAAAGCATGAGCTGTAAACATGCTTTTACTGTTTATGTTCTAGATTCCATAATGTGTGCTATGCAGTCATTTTCTGATGCTTTCTCCTCACCTTCACCCCCACCATTATACCATTACAAAAGATTTACTCAAATGTAAATTATTACACTGTTAATAATTGACCTCACCCCAAATAAGAAGCAGGTGGGATCAAAATTGATATTCCTAATAAGTACAATGAACAGTATATTTTGATACAGGATTGATTTGAGAATGTGCAATAGTCAAAACATCGATCATAGTCCTTATAAATGTGGAAACACATATCTTAACAAGATGGATTATGTTTGAGAACATGTCATGTTGGCTATTGTTTTCCAACAAATTTATTCACTCCCTCAACTTACACTTCAGTCACCTACCACTCATTCCTCTCACGTTTCAATTCCGGCCTtcaaaaagttttattttaagATAACCGAATTTATAGgaaataaaaaagttatttgTATTGGTCATAGAAAGGCATACCAATTTAGAGGATTAAAGCTAAAATTATGgagaaaatggaaggaaaaataataaatgatgtAAACTAGGAAATGGTGCACCTAATGTTCCCTAGTTGTCACATGGGGTGAAATCTTGAAGGTCTAATTTGTCAGTTAATGACAGAATCATGGTTGATTCTTTGGTTAGATTAATTAACAAGTAGGGGATCGAATGGCCAGCAGCTAGCACATGATGATGGAGATACTTACAATGTAGAAGAAGCTTTAGGGAACAACAAAACAAATCGTcaccaaaaaaagaaattagaatCATGGCAAAACCAAGATTTCAGATCTAATTATGGGGCAATGTAAATTGTAAAACAACATCCCACCACCATAAAAAAGACCCAAACTTCATCTTCATTTCTAGATTTCACCTGATTTTCTGCTGTTTCTTTCTGATGGGTACATGTTAGGTGTGCCATTTTGCTTTCTCTGAACCTTTCCCCCCCATTTATTCATTATATTCCCACATACATTCTCTCTGCCCATCCCTTGTATTTGTGTATATGAAGGAGGGGGATACAAAGCACAGACACAGAACCACCAATTAGCTGGTTTTTGAAGATTCATTGATGTTTTCTTGGACTTTTGGCTACCTTTCAATCCCAAATAGATCCAAGGTAGGGACTAAGCATAAAAGACTCAATCTTGGAATTCTGTCTTCATCACTTTCTGCATTTTGTCATGTTTTTTGGGTCCAACAAAATGGTGGTGAAATCGCCTAGAAGCAAAATGGTGATAGGGAATAGCCTGTTTTACCCAATTGTTGGGTTTGCATCATTTGCTGTTTTTATATACATGTCGTTTGGGGACCTGTGGATGAATTTCCATGGAGAAACAAAGCTGAGCTTTGTGGAGAGGAATGGGACTCAGTTCTTGGTGGAGGGTCAAGCATTCTATGTTAATGGCTGGAATTCTTACTGGCTAATGGACCATGCTGTGGATGAGAATAGAAGGCCAAGGATAAAAGCCATCCTGCAAGCTGGTGCCAAGATGGGGCTCACTGTGTGCAGAGCCTGGGCTTTCAATGATGGTGCATATAATGCCTTGCAGATTTCACCTGGGAAATTTGATGAAAAAGTATTCACAGTAAGAATAATTAATGTTTATGTCTTTAATTTCATCATGCCTTTCACTTTAATAGTAAGTCATTGAAATGTTTACCGTTTCCTCATATTATAATCCACACAAACCTTAAAGCTGTCGAAAAACATTATAGACATCAAAATTGTGTTTGCCAATTTACTTTAGTACAGATCATAGATCTGAGGAAGGCTTATGGTTTTGTGGCAGGCCTTGGACCATGTAATTGCTGAAGCGAGAAAATATCGAATTAGGCTGTTACTGAGCTTGGTTAATAATTTGCACGCGTATGGTGGGAAAACTCAGTATGTGAATTGGGCGTGGGAAGAGGGAGTTGGTTTGAGCTCTTCTAACGACTCGTTCTTTTATGATCCAACTACTCGCCTTTATTTCAAGAACTATGTGAAGGTAATTCTTTGAATTGAAGTTGTTCCATCTGATCTAGTCCTTGTTTTATGATACATGGTGAAGATTTCGACTAATTAAGCATGACCATATATAGGTTTATGTATGTGTTCTTATTCACCCTGGCCTATATTAAGCTCTCAATACAAGCCTTTAATCTTCCTCTCTGATCTTCTGCTGCAGACAGTGCTAACAAGGAAGAACACGTTTACCGGGATTGAGTACAGAGATGATCCCACTATCTTTGCCTGGGAATTGATTAACGAACCTCGTTGCTTGACCGATCCTTCAGGTGACACCCTCCAAGTAAGTTTTTGTCTCTTTATCCCTATCCCTGTTGAGTTTTCAATACATAAAGAAGATTTAAGCATCTGAATTACATATTAGAGTACAGACAgggaagcttttttttttttgctttatccTTAGTTGGATTTTATTAATCAGAAGTCATAGAATTGCAGGATTGGATAGAAGAAATGTCAacttttataaaatcaattgaCAGGAATCATTTGCTAACTGTGGGGCTTGAAGGATTTTATGGTCCAAAAAGTTCAAAAAGTTTGACTGTGAACCCAGAATTTTGGGCTGCTGATCTTGGAGCAGACTTCATTCGCAATTCTGAGATCCCAACCGTCGATTTTGCCTCTGTTCATGTATACCCAGATCAGTGGTAACCTTTCCTTAACCTACACTACCTTAAAATTTCCCAGATTAACAAACTGATTTATGAAATCTTAGGAATCAAAACACTTCTGTTTTAACtacttttttcttcattatattTTCTGCTGTTTTCTTTAACAACTTGCTGTTTTCCTTTTGATAGGTTACGCAATCAGAGTTTTGAAGAAAAAGTTCAGTTTGTGAGGAAATGGTTACTGTCTCATATCCACGACGGTGACAAGGTACTGAGAAAGCCAGTCATGTTCACTGAATTCGGGTTATCAACCGAGAACAAAGAGTTTGATCCAGAGAAGCGAGACAAATTCTTCAAGGTTATCCTCGACATCATATACAAGTCTGCAAGGCGAAACCTGTCTGGTGCAGGATCATTCTTCTGGCAGTTTTTGGTCGAAGGGATGGAGGAGTACAACGACGATTTTGGGATTGTTCCCTGGGAGAGGCCGTCAACATATCAGCTGATTACCGAGCACTCGTGCAGGCTGGCCAAACTTCATGGCGCCCTCTCAACCCAGAAGGTCTACTTGAAAAGCTTGTGCTCATCACATAGCTAGGCGATAATCATATCGCCCTCGCCAGGCCAAAAATTTTGTCTATATGATCGAAACCATGCATAACAGTATAGGTTGAAATGTGATTGTGTTGTTGTATCAGTTTGAGATCTGTAATGGGGGGAATATGTATGCTATATGCTATAAAATATGCCATAGGTTTATACCACACACAACTGAAATGGCTAACCTGTAAAAGTTGCATCTTTTTTGGAGTTTAGGCCTATATACTATTCTGTCTCTATGGACCACTGGCAAGACTAAATGACCGAgtaaatatgctttaattgcTAAAAGTGACACTCAGACGATAAGTGAACAgtttgttttatacttttagtGTCTTAACCTTTTCTTGAACCTTTCTGAGAGATTAGATATTTAGATCGCTTTTGCACGTGAATTTAGTTGGAAACCATTCAACATCGGGCTTTCACTTTGACTTGTCGTCCTTCATGAAGGATTTGTGTGATGGATATATTATAAACTGGACCACTGAGCACCGACTTGGAACAACAAAACAAGAGTGACATGGAGAGGCCCGGGGCCTCGAGGTGGAGCCCCGTGCTCGACCCGGGGGCCATGCTTGGGCTGTGGCCCAAATGCCAAGACTGAGCCCATGCTAGGGTACTCGACTGAGGCCTCGAGGGGCTCGACCAAGGCCTAGGGGGACTCGGCTTAAGGCCCAAGGGGCTCGGGTAGGGGTGCTCGGTTGAGGGGGTGTTCGGTTGAGTGCGGTCCAAATTGTTATAACTACCCTCCCTTTTCGTGAGGGCAGTTAAGGAGATAATTAGTGATCTTTTGTCTTATTTGGACATTTTAAAACATTTGTAATAGCTTGACATACTCCTTATAATCATCTTACAGCcttttaatacaaaattatctccgtgatatatatattctttgtcacttttattacattatttgtCTCTTTATTATTTCCTTAATTCATTGGGTTTATTAATTCAGACCCAAGTTAATTAATTCTATCATTGTGTTAAAAAAGCAAA
Coding sequences within it:
- the LOC116015144 gene encoding uncharacterized protein LOC116015144; amino-acid sequence: MVVALGPGKFYGKSLPRPRIYTDVKFNEERVDPPVPVFDPLMSWAEEAHWSMGGLSFKRHRLQGRIEGNISKLRAEHEKQVKKLKKNSPSKSSSPATGFYTPSPPPAPIAVKRKRRLIDEEEEEGSDEARRGWPARKLGDDFDRVAYESGLIDSDAEETIAARTRRQKAEKAAVEAEVVIKVKSKGLKRLKKGVKKSVNRSSPRLAKRESP
- the LOC116015237 gene encoding uncharacterized protein LOC116015237 — translated: MDSSCFFIICILHSLVATTSGGLIMFYLNEISVLGHGAETARKLLGSTPHDQLLIKTSDSFVGLLLCVIGFLLFMVSFMKDRDFQSFFAKGCILLHILMAVWRLYFERKLEALAHDWPRQLIGDFVLALSWVLFLVCTWTEKYD
- the LOC116015057 gene encoding mannan endo-1,4-beta-mannosidase 2-like, yielding MFFGSNKMVVKSPRSKMVIGNSLFYPIVGFASFAVFIYMSFGDLWMNFHGETKLSFVERNGTQFLVEGQAFYVNGWNSYWLMDHAVDENRRPRIKAILQAGAKMGLTVCRAWAFNDGAYNALQISPGKFDEKVFTALDHVIAEARKYRIRLLLSLVNNLHAYGGKTQYVNWAWEEGVGLSSSNDSFFYDPTTRLYFKNYVKTVLTRKNTFTGIEYRDDPTIFAWELINEPRCLTDPSGDTLQDWIEEMSTFIKSIDRNHLLTVGLEGFYGPKSSKSLTVNPEFWAADLGADFIRNSEIPTVDFASVHVYPDQWLRNQSFEEKVQFVRKWLLSHIHDGDKVLRKPVMFTEFGLSTENKEFDPEKRDKFFKVILDIIYKSARRNLSGAGSFFWQFLVEGMEEYNDDFGIVPWERPSTYQLITEHSCRLAKLHGALSTQKVYLKSLCSSHS